Sequence from the Fodinibius salicampi genome:
TTTGCTGGTTGTCTTTACCAGTAAGTAAAGAAGTAATCCGCTCTACCATACCACATAATGACAACAGCAAATACTTAATAAAAGTGTTAAAAAGCGCTGAAAATTTTTCTGAATTTGTCAAAGGTTTCAAATAAACCTGCAGTTAAATAATATTATCTGAATATAAGATAGACATCACTATAATATACAAGTTAGCCGCCACTTTTGTAAATGTTAAAAATAAGTAGTAGGAGGGAAAATATACGAAGAAGGGATATTTTCTATTTTTCCTCTTGGTTAACTCGCTTTATGCGTGCGCCTAAATTATTATTGGTTACGTAGTTCTGCTGCGTCTCTGATATGTTATATTATTTGTTAAGACGAAGCGCTTATATATTATTTCTTTCCTTTATAATTTAAATAAGTCGTATAACAATATTAATTCGTATTCGTAGGCTTAATGTATTGCCAATTCGAAATGGAATATTCAAATGGTAAAATTATAGATATGGTTTTGAAAACTGATTTAATTTTGAAACTCTCTCTACTGTTCATCCTCTTGCGCGCAATTTCTGTATCTCCAATGCAGGCACAAGACCGAGAACCTATTAAAGTGATGTTCTTAGGGACTACCCACCTTGATAATCCAGGCAGGGATACGATAAATATGGACGTCCCCGATGTACTTACCAGGCAAAAGCAGAAAGAACTGAAGGAGGTTCGTGATGCGTTGGCTAAGTTTAGTCCCAACAAAGTAGCGCTGGAAGTTCAAATGAAGCATCAGTCTGCCTTTGATTCTTTATACCAAGAGTTTCGTAAGAGACAAATTGACACTTTTTCAACCGGTGATTTTGTATCCAAGAGAAGTGAACAGTTTCAAATCGGATTTAAGTTGGCAGATCGATTCGGTCACGATCACGTTTATGCCCTGGATCATTATATACCGATGGAGATGGGTAAAATGATGGAGTTTGCCAAGAAACATGAGCCTGAATTTTTAGAATATTTC
This genomic interval carries:
- a CDS encoding DUF5694 domain-containing protein, which encodes MKLSLLFILLRAISVSPMQAQDREPIKVMFLGTTHLDNPGRDTINMDVPDVLTRQKQKELKEVRDALAKFSPNKVALEVQMKHQSAFDSLYQEFRKRQIDTFSTGDFVSKRSEQFQIGFKLADRFGHDHVYALDHYIPMEMGKMMEFAKKHEPEFLEYFKSYKSSHHITVKDSLLQNGTLLELYQYMNTEQSVKKYHEPYVRSLSLADDSSYVGADVIADYHRRNLRIFANLLKIAEPGDRIFMMFGAGHSPFIRPLIKDSPRIEFVDPMDYL